Proteins encoded in a region of the Anopheles aquasalis chromosome 2, idAnoAquaMG_Q_19, whole genome shotgun sequence genome:
- the LOC126573361 gene encoding tetratricopeptide repeat protein 37 gives MSSKEAKASLKDAREAIKNKKFSEAIKLCNKVLKEQNDNYMALLLLGAAYQDSDKKEAASYLKRAVACTDEPVVALQGLSNCADDSELPGVCEKLLSLVPDKYADLHGKLYGVASRGGALGPTLRVFEKELDQTDANRQQSAYELLAKIVAQNADLEQTEASLVTRVLEREINNNQDIYQHDKFRRFLKLLHEEKRYDRIASISAAMHERFSNDMYPLEWICKLYTEKIVPKERLAELLPLPIEVYVDRALAIAPDSALVLLTKGKILFAAGQIAEAEAVLKRANDQKPLWVPCMELLAEIYFRQKAYGLAEALYRNMNMVNLNYAIALVNDGTLEKLREADKCFTKLQDASSKDLSEDLLFYWCKAKLLLSDRSAADKNLAALKTINGIKSDKIDYLSALRAKADGNNEEAVRLLAAHETSSCCQLELSTILASMSGREEESFYAALRATKLDPNNAECFYRLGKLYLQRGDKLRARKCLEKSVRLNPAARNAVILLSELYRREAEWDANATLLSSSGTGAAWAQLLLGLHHLDRQEYDEAIGAFRTVLRFEVDNSTAWEGLADAYLGRGSYTSAMKVYGKITERDPNNPYPLLQLANIKNSLKLNKEGLALFEQLLARHENYFPAIKGIADSHLGLCFYRRSQRMLGRSRDHAQSCVDYLTKAIKMKPNFVCLWHQLAKVLDTIACFPKIYSHLQLEGGLAGLSDNQQRPTLRRGKLAELASRCYARLVKLDPGNDTLWYELASNYYRRAVALNEAEMPKTEDDDRRKRLLSTAYEMGKHSIVLNSARWQNWNLLGVICTTEEINDRALAQHCFIQAVETERKVCAPAWSNLGVLYLSNGDLGMANKAFSRAQQCDPTFQNAWIGQAIIAECAGHPDEAMDLFRHCTQLGYHPESSLGYAHWVCMVMADESYRDNERYRFAIDDMHALAVSHDSITWHCAHRGDEATVPALRFLGNISSRLGLWRTATDAYYRALGAVDRESSPADNTARDEILCDLGYCLMKLQRYSEAVKCYQDMRSEPSFTGSIGRAQAFFRATQYQESYEEYEKALNYHAKTDLDKAYVLIAMSAMVYAFQGEADAKTILFQCITLPEPPVEALFSACALGLLHKDNMLTELVIKELRKYEDNATHGHNVVYLVSQFYWQNNLKNKCLAYLVSQVHRHPNRPKLWQILSIALLRKFHAPKNLLLASRAAQSALRLDLADRRSRTRADDAARWLTVASEAVGQVDVKKHRILAQKAIHLDPTSREALTAFRHAINPVDSWENV, from the exons ATGTCctcaaaagaagcaaaagcctCGTTGAAGGATGCCCGGGAAGCGataaaaaacaagaaattctCGGAGGCCATCAAACTGTGCAAC AAAGTGCTGAAGGAGCAAAATGATAACTATATGGCCCTATTGCTGCTTGGTGCGGCATACCAGGATAGCGATAAAAAGGAAGCAGCCAGCTATCTGAAACGAGCGGTGGCCTGCACCGACGAACCGGTCGTGGCACTGCAGGGATTGTCGAACTGCGCGGATGATTCAGAGCTGCCCGGGGTGTGCGAGAAACTGCTTTCCCTAGTGCCGGACAAGTATGCCGATCTGCATGGCAAGTTGTACGGGGTAGCCTCAAGAGGCGGTGCGCTCGGGCCAACGCTACGTGTTTTCGAAAAAGAGCTCGATCAGACAGATGCAAATCGGCAGCAGTCCGCGTATGAGCTACTGGCAAAAATAGTGGCCCAAAACGCAGACCTGGAGCAAACGGAAGCCAGTTTGGTGACTCGCGTGCTGGAAAGGGAAATCAATAACAACCAGGATATCTACCAGCATGACAAATTTCGTCGCTTTCTGAAGCTACTACACGAAGAAAAGCGGTACGATCGCATTGCATCAATTTCGGCCGCAATGCACGAACGGTTCTCTAACGATATGTACCCACTGGAATGGATCTGCAAGCTTTACACCGAAAAGATCGTTCCAAAGGAACGTCTTGCGGAACTGTTACCTCTCCCCATCGAGGTTTACGTCGATCGTGCACTAGCGATCGCTCCAGATTCTGCACTAGTACTACTCACCAAGGGAAAGATCCTCTTTGCAGCTGGCCAAATTGCTGAAGCAGAAGCTGTGTTGAAGCGCGCGAATGATCAGAAACCACTGTGGGTCCCGTGTATGGAACTTTTGGCAGAGATCTACTTCCGTCAGAAGGCCTACGGTTTGGCGGAAGCATTGTACCGTAACATGAATATGGTCAACTTGAACTATGCCATCGCGCTCGTCAACGACGGAACCCTTGAGAAGCTGCGGGAGGCGGATAAATGTTTTACCAAACTCCAGGACGCCTCAAGCAAGGACCTATCAGAGGATTTACTGTTCTATTGGTGTAAAGCCAAGCTACTCCTATCGGATAGAAGCGCTGCTGACAAAAACCTAGCAGCCTTAAAAACTATCAACGGAATCAAGAGCGATAAAATTGATTATCTGAGCGCCCTACGAGCGAAAGCCGATGGTAACAATGAGGAAGCCGTCCGATTATTGGCCGCACACGAGACTAGCAGCTGTTGTCAATTAGAACTATCGACGATCCTCGCCAGTATGAGTGGACGGGAAGAGGAAAGCTTCTACGCGGCACTAAGAGCGACTAAACTGGATCCCAACAACGCCGAATGCTTTTACCGATTAGGGAAGCTGTATCTGCAACGAGGCGATAAGTTGCGGGCTCGAAAATGTCTTGAGAAAAGCGTTCGACTTAATCCAGCCGCACGGAATGCCGTAATTCTACTCAGTGAACTTTATCGTCGCGAGGCCGAGTGGGACGCTAATGCGACCCTTCTCAGCAGCTCTGGAACCGGGGCAGCGTGGGCTCAGTTGCTGTTGGGTTTGCATCATCTCGATCGACAGGAGTACGACGAAGCGATTGGCGCCTTTCGCACAGTGCTGCGATTCGAGGTGGACAATTCGACTGCCTGGGAAGGCTTAGCGGATGCTTACCTTGGTCGAGGATCGTACACTTCTGCGATGAAGGTGTACGGTAAGATTACCGAACGAGATCCGAACAATCCTTACCCTTTGCTACAGCTGGCCAACATCAAGAAC TCGTTGAAGTTGAACAAGGAAGGATTGGCATTGTTTGAGCAGCTCCTAGCGAGACATGAAAACTACTTTCCAGCCATCAAGGGAATTGCTGATTCGCATCTAGGGCTGTGTTTCTATCGCCGTAGTCAAAGAATGCTCGGAAGAAGTCGTGATCATGCCCAATCATGTGTTGATTATTTAACAAA GGCCATCAAAATGAAACCCAattttgtgtgcttgtggcaTCAGCTGGCGAAGGTGTTGGATACGATCGCATGCTTTCCAAAGATTTACTCGCATCTTCAGCTAGAAGGTGGATTGGCTGGACTGAGCGACAACCAGCAACGGCCAACATTGCGACGCGGAAAACTCGCCGAGTTAGCCAGTCGCTGCTATGCTCGGTTAGTTAAACTGGATCCGGGAAATGATACGCTTTGGTACGAGTTGGCCTCCAATTATTACCGGCGTGCCGTTGCATTGAATGAAGCTGAAATGCCAAAGACAGAGGACGACGATCGGCGGAAGAGGCTACTCAGCACTGCTTACGAAATGGGGAAGCATTCGATCGTCTTGAATTCGGCGCGATGGCAAAACTGGAACCTTCTCGGTGTAATTTGCACTACGGAGGAGATCAATGATCGGGCATTGGCACAACATTGCTTCATACAGGCAGTTGAGACAGAACGGAAGGTTTGCGCTCCTGCATGGTCGAACTTGGGCGTCCTGTACCTTAGCAACGGTGATTTGGGGATGGCCAACAAAGCATTTAGCCGTGCACAACAGTGCGATCCAACGTTCCAGAATGCCTGGATCGGGCAAGCAATCATAGCCGAATGTGCTGGCCATCCAGATGAAGCCATGGATCTGTTCCGGCACTGTACACAACTCGGTTACCATCCGGAATCATCGCTCGGCTATGCTCACTGGGTGTGTATGGTGATGGCCGATGAGAGCTATCGCGATAACGAGCGCTACCGATTTGCGATTGATGATATGCACGCGCTGGCCGTATCACACGATTCGATCACTTGGCATTGCGCTCACCGTGGCGATGAAGCTACCGTTCCTGCTTTACGTTTCCTTGGCAACATCAGCAGCCGACTAGGTTTGTGGCGTACAGCCACCGATGCGTACTATCGTGCCCTGGGTGCAGTAGACAGAGAATCCTCACCGGCTGACAACACGGCAAGAGATGAAATCCTGTGTGACTTGGGCTACTGTTTGATGAAGCTGCAGCGTTACTCGGAGGCGGTCAAGTGCTACCAGGATATGCGCAGCGAGCCATCCTTTACGGGATCAATAGGACGAGCCCAGGCCTTCTTCCGAGCGACACAGTACCAGGAATCTTACGAAGAGTACGAGAAGGCGCTCAACTACCATGCCAAAACGGATCTGGACAAGGCATACGTCTTGATTGCGATGTCGGCCATGGTTTACGCGTTCCAGGGTGAAGCCGATGCTAAAACCATTCTCTTCCAATG CATTACCCTGCCGGAACCACCCGTTGAAGCGCTGTTTTCCGCTTGTGCCCTCGGTTTACTACACAAGGACAATATGCTGACGGAACTTGTGATAAAGGAACTTCGGAAATACGAAGACAATGCTACGCACGGACATAATGTGGTGTACCTGGTTTCCCAGTTCTATTGGCAAAAT AATCTCAAAAACAAATGCCTAGCGTATCTTGTATCACAGGTTCATCGGCACCCGAACCGTCCAAAATTGTGGCAGATTCTGTCGATCGCGCTGCTTCGGAAGTTCCACGCGCCGAAGAATTTATTGCTGGCGAGCCGAGCGGCGCAAAGCGCTCTTAGGTTGGATTTGGCTGATCGAAGATCTCGGACACgggctgatgatgctgcgcgtTGGCTTACCGTTGCCAGTGAAGCTGTTGGTCAGGTGGACGTTAAGAAGCATCGTATCCTAGCCCAGAAGGCGATACATCTCGACCCGACAAGCCGCGAAGCATTGACTGCATTCCGGCATGCCATCAATCCGGTCGATAGCTGGGAGAACGTTTGA
- the LOC126580722 gene encoding another transcription unit protein gives MGRETESDGSGSDSGSSRGSRSRSGTPQIAPTPGFSLEHHDSRSNSPNRRSRSGTPANNRSRSGSAGSQRSRSGSRASGSSRSRSGSRSPTPNNQQKHSSRSRSRSGSRAGSQRSGSGSRSRSRSGSGSGRSRSGTPQNNRSLSGTPANRSRSGSAASGSPGSNRKSRSRSRSVRSGTARSRSGSVQSPASDKRKRAVLSSDSDSETPNQKEQKKKSKLIDTDSEEESVNQSAKPSDVTADALFGNADDISSDEDAGSGGGGRERDELDDLEDEQRKQEQDKERSRDRSRSRSRSRSRDSYRRSSDEEGGNKDRLARWEEPKEPEPEQEPIPETRIDVEIPRIVTDLGRDIHFVKLPNFLSVETRPFDAETYEDEIDEEETLDEEGRQRLKLKVENTIRWRNNIDNKGNAQRETNARFVKWSDGSMSLHLGSEIFDVYKQPLQGDHNHLFIRQGTGLQGQSVFRTKLTFRPHSTESFTHQKMLISLADRSQKTSGIKILTTVGIDPDADRKQNLKKEEEKLRMAMRAKPASAKPKRSRDSGAGASNAYHHDEGSEDEGGISIAAIKNKFKGDKPKGGKQSTAIYSSDEEGSDLDMGRRKKNIDKKKALKSLADSDDSEAGSGSGSEQSRGSRSRSNSGSGGSGSGSGGEGSGSGKSGGGNDQSGDDSDE, from the exons ATGGGACGAGAAACGGAATCAGATGGTTCGG GGTCCGACTCGGGCTCGAGTCGCGGTAGCCGTAGTCGCAGCGGAACGCCACAAATAGCGCCAACTCCGGGGTTTTCGTTGGAGCACCATGATTCGCG CTCGAATTCTCCTAACCGACGCTCCCGGTCTGGAACACCGGCAAACAATCGAAGCCGCTCGGGGTCGGCCGGTTCACAGCGTTCACGGTCGGGATCACGCGCTTCCGGATCATCGCGTTCCCGCTCTGGCAGTCGATCGCcaacaccaaacaaccaacagaAGCACTCGAGTCGTTCACGCAGTAGATCTGGATCAAGGGCAGGGTCGCAGCGATCCGGGTCCGGATCACGGTCGCGTtctcgttccggttccgggagCGGTCGCTCTCGTAGCGGTACTCCTCAGAACAATCGTTCGCTTAGTGGAACACCCGCAAACCGATCTAGAAgcggttctgctgcttccggctCACCGGGATCGAACAGGAAATCCCGATCGCGttctcgttccgttcgctctgGGACGGCACGTAGTCGGTCGGGTTCGGTACAGTCACCCGCGAGTGACAAACGTAAACGGGCCGTATTGAGCAGTGATTCGGATTCAGAAACGCCCAACCAgaaggaacagaagaaaaagagcaaGCTGATCGATACGGATTCCGAGGAGGAAAGCGTGAATCAATCGGCAAAGCCTAGCGACGTTACAGCCGACGCACTGTTCGGTAATGCTGACGATATTAGCTCAGATGAGGATGCTGGttctggtggcggtggccgtgaGCGTGATGAGCTAGATGATCTGGAGGATGAGCAGCGTAAGCAAGAACAGGACAAAGAACGGTCGCGAGATCGTTCGAGAAGCAGGAGTCGTAGCCGTAGCCGAGACAGTTATCGCCGCTCATCGGATGAAGAAGGCGGCAATAAGGATCGATTGGCACGCTGGGAAGAACCGAAGGAACCAGAGCCGGAGCAGGAACCGATTCCGGAGACGCGAATCGACGTGGAAATCCCCCGTATCGTGACGGATCTAGGACGTGACATACATTTCGTCAAGCTACCCAACTTCTTGTCCGTCGAGACGCGGCCTTTCGATGCCGAAACGTATGAGGATGAAATTGACGAAGAGGAAACGCTCGACGAAGAAGGTCGTCAGCGTTTAAAGCTGAAGGTGGAGAACACGATCCGCTGGAGGAACAACATAGACAACAAGGGCAACGCACAGCGCGAAACTAATGCACGGTTCGTGAAGTGGTCCGACGGGAGCATGAGTCTGCATCTGGGCTCCGAGATATTCGACGTGTATAAGCAACCGCTGCAGGGTGATCATAATCACTTGTTCATCCGCCAAGGAACGGGTCTCCAGGGACAGTCAGTATTTCGCACGAAGCTTACCTTCCGGCCACACTCCACGGAATCATTTACCCATCAGAAGATGCTTATCTCGTTGGCCGATCGTTCGCAGAAGACATCCGGCATCAAGATCCTCACGACGGTGGGCATTGATCCGGATGCGGATCGAAAGCAGAATCttaagaaggaagaagagaaactcCGCATGGCGATGCGTGCTAAGCCGGCCTCGGccaaaccgaagcgaagccGTGATTCTGGAGCAGGGGCCAGCAACGCTTACCATCATGATGAAGGTTCGGAAGACGAGGGTGGTATCTCGATTGCGGCCATCAAGAACAAGTTCAAGGGTGACAAACCGAAGGGCGGCAAGCAGAGTACGGCCATCTACTCTTCGGACGAAGAAGGTTCCGACTTGGATATGGGACGACGTAAAAAGAATATCGACAAGAAGAAGGCTCTCAAGTCGTTGGCCGATTCGGACGATAGTGAAGCAGGCTCAGGGTCCGGTTCGGAGCAATCGCGAGGATCACGATCTCGCTCGAACTCCGGTTCTGGTGGTTCGGGATCGGGCTCCGGTGGTGAAGGATCTGGAAGTGGAAAGAGCGGCGGTGGAAACGATCAATCCGGTGACGATAGTGACGAGTAG